One part of the Paenibacillus silvisoli genome encodes these proteins:
- a CDS encoding ArsR/SmtB family transcription factor, protein MIKANLDRKWLPLYEALASEVRLHIMELLAVQPMNIKELATALGLSSAIVTMHARKLEAGGLIETKLVRRGGGTHKICSLAAAGVEIVIPQSAEPKREFQEVSIPVGHYTGFEIHPTCGLATSDHMIGQFDDPRYFMEPERMHAQILWFGKGYVEYRIPNYVLQGQTLEEIEISLEIGSEAPGVRVDWPSDIHFYLNERLLGVWTSPGDSGEGRGRLTPSWWTVNQYGWLKVIRITNSGTYLDGQRLSDVKLQDIVMTRNDWLLRLAVPDDAEHVGGLTIYGEGFGNYNQSIVFRTYRGTASVSAGQ, encoded by the coding sequence ATGATCAAGGCGAATTTGGACCGAAAATGGCTGCCGCTCTACGAGGCGCTTGCGAGCGAGGTGCGGCTGCATATTATGGAGCTGCTGGCTGTGCAGCCTATGAACATTAAGGAGTTGGCTACGGCGCTGGGGCTGAGCAGCGCGATCGTGACGATGCACGCGAGGAAGCTCGAGGCCGGCGGGCTCATTGAAACGAAGCTCGTACGGCGGGGCGGCGGCACGCATAAGATTTGCTCGCTGGCTGCCGCTGGCGTCGAGATCGTGATTCCGCAATCCGCGGAGCCGAAGCGGGAGTTTCAGGAGGTATCGATCCCGGTTGGCCACTACACCGGCTTCGAGATCCATCCGACCTGCGGGCTGGCCACGTCCGACCATATGATCGGCCAGTTCGACGATCCGCGGTACTTTATGGAGCCGGAGCGGATGCATGCGCAAATATTGTGGTTCGGCAAAGGCTATGTGGAGTATCGGATTCCGAATTACGTGCTGCAGGGGCAGACGCTGGAGGAGATCGAAATATCGCTGGAAATCGGCTCGGAGGCGCCGGGCGTGCGCGTGGACTGGCCGTCGGATATTCATTTTTATTTAAACGAGAGGCTGCTCGGCGTGTGGACAAGCCCCGGCGATTCCGGCGAGGGCCGCGGCCGGCTGACGCCGTCGTGGTGGACCGTCAACCAATACGGCTGGCTCAAGGTCATCCGCATCACGAACAGCGGCACCTACCTCGACGGCCAGCGGCTGTCCGACGTGAAGCTGCAGGACATCGTCATGACGCGCAACGACTGGCTGCTCCGGCTCGCGGTGCCGGACGACGCCGAGCATGTCGGCGGGCTGACGATCTACGGCGAAGGCTTCGGCAACTACAATCAGTCGATCGTGTTCCGCACCTACCGCGGTACGGCGTCCGTTTCTGCGGGGCAGTAG